A stretch of DNA from candidate division TA06 bacterium:
GTCCCCGAATACCTCATCACCTGGCTGAAACTGCTTTACGTTTCTGCCAACCGCTTCAACCCGCCCCGCTATGTCAGATCCGAGTATCTGCATCTTCGGTTTTAGAAGACCGTATAGAAGGCGATTCACGAACGGCGTACCTTGGAGGAGACGCCAGTCCCAATCATTTATGGATGCCGCATGAACTTTTATCAAGACTTCATTTTCCTTGGGAGTAGGTTTTTCTATCTCTTTGAGCTGAAGAACATCAGGCGGTCCGTATTTTGTGTATAGAATTGCTTTCATAAGTATTTCTCCTAATTTACTTTGATCCGGTGACTTTAGGTGTAGTTCACCACAATCTATCCTATAAGTTTGCAGAACCTAACAATTAATATACGTATTTCTCTTTTTCTTGGGTTTTGTACATTTCTTAATTTATATTAAATATCCAATATCGTAAAGTATGTAACGAGGTTAGTGGCGGAGAGGGTGGGACCGACTTCGCTCCACCCAACTCCGATGCACGATGTCTCCTCCAGCTTCGTCGGTTGAAATTCGAACCTGTCAACTGGCGCAGCCACACTTGTCAGACGTAGCCAAGAAAGGCGAAGTCTGACGAAGCTAACAAGAGTGTAGTGTGGCGGAGAGGGTGGGATTCGAACCCACGGTCCCCTTCTCAGGGGACACGCGATTTCCAATCGCGCCCCTTAGGCCAACTCGGACACCTCTCCACTGATCCCGTGCTATCCTAGCACAGGAGGTACAAAGTACAAAGAGCAAAGTGCAAAGGGAAAAACTCAGATCCCTGAAACAACTACCCTTCGTACTTCGCAATTCGTACTTCGTACTTTGTGTTAGGGGAATCAGGATGGGAAGTCCTTCGTACTCTGCAATTCGTACTTCGTACCTAGGTTGGGAGGAGTTAGGCGGTGGGTGGCGTGTGTCTCGTTCTTTCGCCCAGAAGAATAAGGTCTCTCAACTCATCTTTGCTTCGGGCTTGCATCCATTTCTCTTCGAACTTCGGCAATCGAGCAATCTGCGCAATTGCTGCAAGAGCACGGAGATGGAAGTTGCGCTCATCCCTTGTGCCCACAAGAACGAACACCGTGTGAACCTTGGGACCTCCTTCATAGAACTCGATGCCTTCACGGCTCCTGGCGATCACGATACAGAACTTCTTTTCACCTTCAACTATGATGTGGGGAATCGCCATACCACTGCCGATTACTGTACTCGACTCCTCTTCCCTCGCGTGCAGCAGGTCATAAACGAGCTCTGCATCAATTCCCAGATTGTTGGATACTTCCTGTGAGACTTTTTCCAGGAAGTCTTCGAGTCCGCACCGACCTTCGATGTCCAGAATTGGACATTCCTTTATGACATGGTCAAACCTGTCCTCAACTATCTCATCTCTTTCTCTCAGAATGTCTTTCAGTTCCGTCTCCAGAGAATACCCTGTCAGCTCCTTTGCCGAAACACGCTCAATTATTCGCAAAAGAGCAAACTCCTTGTAGGACCTTGGACGTACATACGCCAGGTACCAGCCGAACATCACGAAACAAAAGAGTACTGCTATTGTGATCGGCACTACTCCCATTCTGACTATCAGAAACAGTCCGCCCAACCCGCCAGCAATCTGAGTCCATGGATAGAGAGGTGATTTGAACTTTGGCTGGTAGTTCAGAATCCTACTCTCCCGCATGAAAACAACTGCCAGGTTTGCCATAATGTACAGGGCAAGGAGGAGAGTAGATGCAATTCTTACAAGCATCTCCAGTCTGAGGAATAGCACCGAAAGCAGCATAAACCCGCCCGTGAAGAGTATTGCCATATGAGGAGTGCCAAAGCGCTTGTTCGCTCTCTGGAAAAAACCGGGCAAGATGTGGTCTCGGCTCATGGCCAATGGATATCTAGAAGCAGACATGATCCCGGCGTTGGCTGTAGACACAAACGCGAGAAGGGCAGCAAGGGCAATGATTCCTGCTCCCATCGGTCCGGCAAATATGGTCGCAGCCGCAGAGATGGGCGTCAGTGAATCATAAAGTTCAGCACCCGAGAGTACTCCCACAGTTACGAATATGACTGCAGCGTACAAAACTGTTACAACCAAAAGGGACAGAAACATGCCCAGGGGGAGATTGACGCCAGGCTTCTTTACCTCCTCGGCAATGCTGGCAACCTTGGTTAACCCACCGAAGGATATGAATACAAAACCAGCAGTCGCAAACACTGCCCCCGCGCCTTGAGGAGCGAAGGGTGAGAATCTCTGAACCATCACATTGGGGATTCCGCGAAAGACGAAATAACCAAGTACTCCTATCAGTATGACTACAAGGAGAACCTGCGAATTCCCCGCTTGTTTTGCCCCAAGAAGATTGATTAGAACGAACGCCACGCAGAGACAGGCCGCTATGATTCCTATGGGGATGGTCGTCAGAATGGCCGCATAGGCGGCCATTCCAGTCAGGGCAAAGGCGCCCTTAAGACTCAAGGAAAACCAACTGGCAAATCCACCAATTGTTCCGACAGCTGAACCCATGCTCCTGGATATGTAGAAGTAGTCACCGCCGGCCTTGGGCATGGCGGTCGTCAACTCCGCCTTGCTGAGCAGAGTGGGAAGTGCAATCATGCCGGCAATAACATAGGACAACACAACCGCAGGCCCCGCCCTCGCCGCTGCAAGCCCAGGCAAAATAAAAAGCCCGGAGCTTATCATTGCTCCAGACGCTATGGCAAAAACATGAATCAGGCCTAACTCACGCTTGAGAGCCATGTGGCTATTCTACCATACCATTCTTCCCCCGTCAACTTTCAACCGTGATACCTTTTCTCACCTCCGGCCTTGCTCAGTCCTTCGCACCTTGGCCTTCGTACTTCGTACCTGGGTTGGGAGGGGTTAGGCAGTGGGTGGCGAGTGTCTCGTCCTCTCGCCCAGGAGAATGAGATGCCTTAACTCATCCTTGCTTCTGGCCTGCCTCCATCTCTCATTGAATCGAGGGTAGCGCACTATCTGCGCGATTGCTGCCAGAGCACGAAGGTGGAAATTGCGTTCATCTCTTGTGCCCGCAAGAACGAATATGGTATGGACCTTCGAAGCTTCATCGTAGAAGTCTATACCCTCCCGACTTCTGGCAACGACAACACTGAATTTCTTCTCTCCCTCTACAACAATGTGAGGAATTGCTATGCCTTCACTTATCACTGTGCTCGATTCTTTTTCCCTTGCGTGCAGCATATCGTGTATGCGGCCCGCATCGATTCCCAGACGCTTGGATAACTCTTTTGAGACTATCTCCAGGAAGTCCTCTAGTTTGCATGGGCCTTCAACGTCCAGAATAGGACACTCTTTTATCAGATGGTCGAATCTATCCTCAACGATATCATCCCGCTCGATTATGATATCTTTCAGCTCATCAGGCAGAGTAGTGTCAACCAGTTCTCTGGAGGTTAGTCGTTCAATCACGTGTATCAAGGCAGCCTTGCGTATCGCTCTGCTTCTGGCGTAAGCCAGATACCATACTATCGTGCCTACCACAAAAAGCCCAGCAATCGCCACCGGAACTGTTCCCATTTTGAAAATAAGAAAACCATACACGATGATGCCAGCTATTTGAATCCAGGGATAAAAAGGAGCCTTGAACTTTGGTCTATAGCTCTGTATCTTGCTCTCTCGCATTACAATGAGTGATAGATTCACCAACAGAAACAACAGGATTTTCAGAGTAGATGCTGTCTTGACCAGGTTCTCCAGACTGAGGAATAGGATAACTGCAATCATAAAAACGGCTGTAAGAACGATGGAAAAGTGAGGAGTCCTGTATCTTGCATTCATTCTTTGAAAAAACGCAGGCAGAATTTGATCTCGGCTCATAGCCATGAAATCGCGGGAGGCGGTCATGATACCGGCATTGGCTGTAGTAATAAAGGCGAGAAGGGCAGCAATGGCTAATACAGCACTGCCCGCGTTCCCCATGAATGTGCTTGCGCCGAGCGAAATCGGTGTAAGAGAGCCAGAGAGCTTTGCGGAATCAAGCAGGCCAACTGTAGTGAAGACAACTATTACATAGAGAACCATCACAACAAGGTAAGCAAAAAACATCCCTAGAGGTATGTTCCGTCCAGGATTGTCTATTTCTTCTGCAACACAGCATATCTTTGTCAGACCACCGAAAGACACAAAGACAAGGCCTGCAGTAGCGAAAACCGAACCAAAGCCATTAGGCATAAAAGGAACATATCTCTGTGGTTGAATAAGAGCGAACCCGCGAAGGACATACAGACCGAGTATGCCCATGAGAGAAAAAACTAATGCTACCTGGAGTCTCCCGGGATGTCTAACGCCAATGATATTGATAAGCATGAAGACGAGACAAAATCCTACGGCAAAGAGTCTTACCTGGATGTCTGTAATGCCGGGAGCAACCAACCTCGCAAATACGCCCATTCCGACAAGAGCAAACGCGCTTTTGAAGCTCAAGGAAAACCAGCTTGTAAATCCACCTACGGTACCCACTGGGGTCCCCATACTCCTCTCAATGAAGAAATAGACTCCCCCTGCTTTGGGCATTGCAGTAGCAAGCTCTGCCTTGGCAAGCATGGAAGGGAAGACGAGAATGCCAGCCAAAGCATAAGAGAATATCGCAGCAGGCCCAGCCTTTGCATACGCGAGGGCAGGTAAAATAAAAAGTCCGGAGCTTATCATTGCTCCAGACGCTATAGCGAAAACATGAACTGCTCCGAGCTCACGCTTGAGTTTCATATGAGCATTTTATCACACCGCTCATCGGAGGTCAAATCACTAAGTAATCCCCAGCGCCTTGAACAGGTCCTCATAGTTGAACCATTTATCAAGCAGTTTCCTAGCCCTGTCTATCTTCTCTTTCTCTTCCAGTCTGACTGTCCCCATGAGCCTTTCCACTCTCTCGGTCGCCCCGAGCGTGTTCGTTCTTACCGAAATCAGTGGGACACCAGCCCGATGAGCGCTAGCGATCACTTGCTGGCTGGGTATATGACCTCCGGTCAATATCATGCATTTTGTGGGGGTGTCCAGCGCGGCCATTATCATTTCCGTCCTCTGTCCTCCGGTTATCAGGGCATTGTTCTTTATCTTCCTTAAGTGCTTCTGTGCGCTGGGTGCGTCCATAGCACCAATCTGGAAGCTCTCCACAAATTCATCGACCTTCTCCTCCGCGCACAAGATTTTCCCGGCAAGAACTTCTGCCAGCTCTCTGATGGTGACGGAACCGAGCAGGTCATCGTGGGGTATGACCCCGAGTACCTTTATGTCGTTCCTTTCCAGATATGGAGACACGAACTCCATAATGAACTCCCGGGATTCCATGGATATATTATTTACCACAACACCCAAAAGCCTATCCTTAAGCATCAACCTCGCAACAATGATTGTGTCCACGAACGTCTCGTCCTTTAGAAAATCACGTGAGTCAATCAAAATCACTCTTGTGTCAAGATTCTGCGAAACCTCAATGCCGCCGATACCCAGAAAGAGTCCGTCAAACATGTTTCCCGCCCCACCCACAATGACCACATCCTTATCCTTGGATATCTTGCCGAATGTCTCAACAACCTTGTCCATCAGACCAGGACTCTCACCTTTCAGGCCGTCGAGCAACAGGTCCCTTGTAAGCACGACAGGACATATTTCTTGAAGAGGCTCTTTTAAACCCAGGACATCTTTCAGGATACACGCGTCTTTGTCCACGATTGCTCCGTCAACCGTGGTGGCAAGCCTGCCGAAAGGCTTGAAGTATCCTATTCTTTTGCCCAGCTCCTTCAGTTTAAGTCCTATACCCAGGGCGAGAAGACTCTTGCCCGAGTAGTCTGTGGTTGACATTATGTAGATACTTTGCATTCTTCTTCCTCCTTTATTATCATCCTGGCATCCACGGCCACCGCCCCCTGGCCTTGAGGCAGAACCATGAGCGGGTTTATGTCTAACTCCGCGATGACCGGAATGTCCATGACCAATTGAGAGAGTCTAAGGATGCATTCCACAATTGCATTGATATCTGATGGTGGTTCTCCACGCGCGCCTTCAAGGATAGAATAGGCTCTTATCTCTCTTATCATCTTCCTTGCTTCATTCTCGCCGACAGGGGCAATCCTGAAGGAGGTGTCTCTCAACGTCTCCACATATATTCCACCAAGTCCGAACAGCAGAAGCGGGCCAAATGTTGAATCACAGCTCATCCCCAGAATCATCTCCTTGCCACCCTTTATCATCTCCTGAATGTTCACCCCCTCAACCAGATACCCTTGAGCCCGGGAAGTCATTTCCAGAAATGAGAGCCTCACGTCGTCAGGATTATCGAGCCCGACGGCCACTCCTCCGAGGTCTGTCTTGTGAAGAATATCCTTTGCCGCAATCTTCATGACCACAGGAAGACCTATTTTCTCTGCTGCGTTGACCGCATCTTTTGACGTCCTCGCCAGAATAGTCAGAGGTGTCCTGAATCCGTAGGCTCGAAGCACCTTCCTGGCAACAGTATCGGCTATTTCGGTCCTCTCTTCATCAAGAGCCTTCCTTAGAGCCTCCATTGCCTCCTGCTTGTTCACCTCGAAGTTGACAGGTTCTGACCTGGGAGAGGTCAGCCACCTGGAATAATCCGCCATCGCTCTGAACGCATTCACCGCACGCTCGGGATAGGAGTAGTTCGGCACAGAATGGCTCTTCAAAACCACCCTTCCTTTTTCAATGCTCGCCCTACCCATAAAAGAAGCAAGTATGGGTTTCTCGGTCTTCTCGGCAAGCCCTCCTATCAGCTCTGCAGTTTCCTCCACCTGAGTCGCGGCCTGTGGAGTAAGAATGAAGATAGCTCCATCAACATTCTCATCTTTCAATACGGCATCAGATGCTATCCTGTATCTCTCCACATCGGCGTCTCCTATCAGGTCCACAGGATTATTCAAAGACACTTCCGGAGGCATCCTTTCCCTGAGATAGGTGACAGTCTCACTCGAGAGCTGAGGTAGCGTTAGACCCAACCTCTCTGCGGCATCTGAAGCCATTATCGCTGGTCCGCCGGCATTTGTCACAATTGCCAGGCGAGAACCTTTGGGGATCTGCTGGTTGGCAAACCCGGCTGCGATATCGAAAAGCTCCTCTATGCTCCTCCCACGAACGATACCAGTCTGCTTGAACGCAGCCATGAAAGCCTTCTCCGAGCCAGCAAGTGAACCAGTGTGAGACGAAGCCGCTCTCGCACCTGCCCTCGTCCCCCCTGCTTTTGTGAAAACAATGGGTTTCTTTCTATTTATCCTCTCCGCAGCTTCGAGGAAACGCCTTCCATCTTTGACGCCTTCTAGATAACCTACAATAACCCTTGTCTCTTCGTCCTGAGCCAGGGCCTCCATGAAATCCACCTCTGTGAGGTCTGCCTCGTTGCCCATGCTTATGATTTTGGAAAAACCTATGCCCATGCCAAGCGCCCAATCCAGCACGGCAACGCATAGAGCACCAGACTGAGACATAAATGCCATGTGTCCCTTCCGGGGCATGTCTCTGCCGAACGTTGCGTTCAATCCATTATGGGGGTTTATGATTCCCAGACAATTCGGGCCCATTATGCGCATGCCAGACTCCTTGGCCATCCGCGTAATCCTGTTCTCAAGCTCAATACCTTCGCGTGAACCTATTTCCTTGAAAC
This window harbors:
- a CDS encoding NAD(P)-dependent alcohol dehydrogenase, which produces MKAILYTKYGPPDVLQLKEIEKPTPKENEVLIKVHAASINDWDWRLLQGTPFVNRLLYGLLKPKMQILGSDIAGRVEAVGRNVKQFQPGDEVFGD
- a CDS encoding amino acid permease, whose protein sequence is MALKRELGLIHVFAIASGAMISSGLFILPGLAAARAGPAVVLSYVIAGMIALPTLLSKAELTTAMPKAGGDYFYISRSMGSAVGTIGGFASWFSLSLKGAFALTGMAAYAAILTTIPIGIIAACLCVAFVLINLLGAKQAGNSQVLLVVILIGVLGYFVFRGIPNVMVQRFSPFAPQGAGAVFATAGFVFISFGGLTKVASIAEEVKKPGVNLPLGMFLSLLVVTVLYAAVIFVTVGVLSGAELYDSLTPISAAATIFAGPMGAGIIALAALLAFVSTANAGIMSASRYPLAMSRDHILPGFFQRANKRFGTPHMAILFTGGFMLLSVLFLRLEMLVRIASTLLLALYIMANLAVVFMRESRILNYQPKFKSPLYPWTQIAGGLGGLFLIVRMGVVPITIAVLFCFVMFGWYLAYVRPRSYKEFALLRIIERVSAKELTGYSLETELKDILRERDEIVEDRFDHVIKECPILDIEGRCGLEDFLEKVSQEVSNNLGIDAELVYDLLHAREEESSTVIGSGMAIPHIIVEGEKKFCIVIARSREGIEFYEGGPKVHTVFVLVGTRDERNFHLRALAAIAQIARLPKFEEKWMQARSKDELRDLILLGERTRHTPPTA
- a CDS encoding amino acid permease; translated protein: MKLKRELGAVHVFAIASGAMISSGLFILPALAYAKAGPAAIFSYALAGILVFPSMLAKAELATAMPKAGGVYFFIERSMGTPVGTVGGFTSWFSLSFKSAFALVGMGVFARLVAPGITDIQVRLFAVGFCLVFMLINIIGVRHPGRLQVALVFSLMGILGLYVLRGFALIQPQRYVPFMPNGFGSVFATAGLVFVSFGGLTKICCVAEEIDNPGRNIPLGMFFAYLVVMVLYVIVVFTTVGLLDSAKLSGSLTPISLGASTFMGNAGSAVLAIAALLAFITTANAGIMTASRDFMAMSRDQILPAFFQRMNARYRTPHFSIVLTAVFMIAVILFLSLENLVKTASTLKILLFLLVNLSLIVMRESKIQSYRPKFKAPFYPWIQIAGIIVYGFLIFKMGTVPVAIAGLFVVGTIVWYLAYARSRAIRKAALIHVIERLTSRELVDTTLPDELKDIIIERDDIVEDRFDHLIKECPILDVEGPCKLEDFLEIVSKELSKRLGIDAGRIHDMLHAREKESSTVISEGIAIPHIVVEGEKKFSVVVARSREGIDFYDEASKVHTIFVLAGTRDERNFHLRALAAIAQIVRYPRFNERWRQARSKDELRHLILLGERTRHSPPTA
- a CDS encoding phosphotransacetylase family protein: MQSIYIMSTTDYSGKSLLALGIGLKLKELGKRIGYFKPFGRLATTVDGAIVDKDACILKDVLGLKEPLQEICPVVLTRDLLLDGLKGESPGLMDKVVETFGKISKDKDVVIVGGAGNMFDGLFLGIGGIEVSQNLDTRVILIDSRDFLKDETFVDTIIVARLMLKDRLLGVVVNNISMESREFIMEFVSPYLERNDIKVLGVIPHDDLLGSVTIRELAEVLAGKILCAEEKVDEFVESFQIGAMDAPSAQKHLRKIKNNALITGGQRTEMIMAALDTPTKCMILTGGHIPSQQVIASAHRAGVPLISVRTNTLGATERVERLMGTVRLEEKEKIDRARKLLDKWFNYEDLFKALGIT
- a CDS encoding CoA-binding protein, whose amino-acid sequence is MAAPVKTDTSLRAFFEPNSVAVIGASQDSEKVGHSVLKNMVSFGYRGKIFPVNPKAKEILGLRCYPSARAVESRIDLGVVAVPARFVPQVLDDLISKDCRACAIITAGFKEIGSREGIELENRITRMAKESGMRIMGPNCLGIINPHNGLNATFGRDMPRKGHMAFMSQSGALCVAVLDWALGMGIGFSKIISMGNEADLTEVDFMEALAQDEETRVIVGYLEGVKDGRRFLEAAERINRKKPIVFTKAGGTRAGARAASSHTGSLAGSEKAFMAAFKQTGIVRGRSIEELFDIAAGFANQQIPKGSRLAIVTNAGGPAIMASDAAERLGLTLPQLSSETVTYLRERMPPEVSLNNPVDLIGDADVERYRIASDAVLKDENVDGAIFILTPQAATQVEETAELIGGLAEKTEKPILASFMGRASIEKGRVVLKSHSVPNYSYPERAVNAFRAMADYSRWLTSPRSEPVNFEVNKQEAMEALRKALDEERTEIADTVARKVLRAYGFRTPLTILARTSKDAVNAAEKIGLPVVMKIAAKDILHKTDLGGVAVGLDNPDDVRLSFLEMTSRAQGYLVEGVNIQEMIKGGKEMILGMSCDSTFGPLLLFGLGGIYVETLRDTSFRIAPVGENEARKMIREIRAYSILEGARGEPPSDINAIVECILRLSQLVMDIPVIAELDINPLMVLPQGQGAVAVDARMIIKEEEECKVST